One Oncorhynchus keta strain PuntledgeMale-10-30-2019 chromosome 22, Oket_V2, whole genome shotgun sequence DNA window includes the following coding sequences:
- the LOC118400767 gene encoding interleukin-17C, with product MPGLFKIMQTLLLLGLFIDKLTLASEAHKHKGCFSAEELEDGALKILRRNRYLKDGHIDETQYHKLGTKKTCPAVLHSQSVDYNNRSVSPWRYSIDSKEGRFPEKIVVAECLCTGCIIVKGHGHHGAEYEDYGYNSVPVVQSQMVLMKTECTTDPGKYSFSSHYIKVPIACTCVKARTY from the exons ATGCCAGGTCTATTCAAGATTATGCAG ACTCTACTTTTACTTGGACTTTTTATTGATAAATTGACTTTGGCATCAGAGGCACACAAGCATAAGGGATGCTTCAGTGCAGAAGAACTGGAGGATGGAGCTCTTAAAATCTTGCGTCGAAACCGGTACCTGAAAGACGGTCATATTGATGAAACGCAATATCACAAGCTGGGTACGAAGAAGACCTGCCCTGCTGTGCTTCATTCACAGTCAGTAGACTACAACAACCGTTCTGTCTCCCCCTGGCGGTACAG CATCGATAGCAAGGAGGGACGATTCCCTGAGAAGATTGTTGTTGCTGAATGTCTATGCACGGGATGTATCATCGTCAAAGGGCACGGACATCACGGGGCCGAATACGAAGATTATGGATATAACTCTGTGCCTGTAGTGCAATCCCAGATGGTTTTGATGAAGACCGAGTGCACGACCGACCCAGGAAAATATTCATTCAGCTCACATTATATTAAAGTGCCTATTGCCTGCACCTGCGTTAAGGCTAGGACATATTAA